A window of the Microvirga terrae genome harbors these coding sequences:
- the urtC gene encoding urea ABC transporter permease subunit UrtC: MTTQSVLDRQSIIVLLLLAAAAVLVPVLNGAVVPGSPLHLSDHLVPLLGKYVCFALLALSVDLIWGFCGILSLGHGAFFALGGYAMGMYLMRQIGPRGVYADPVLPDFMVFLNWKELPWFWQGFDWFPFAALMVLLVPGILAFVFGWFAFRSRVTGVYLSIITQAMTFALMLSFFRNDMGFGGNNGLTDFKDILGFPIQAASTRIVLFVLSVAALAAGYLICRWVVNSKFGKVLVAVRDAESRTRFLGYRVEHYKIAVFTLSAMLAGVAGALYVPQVGIINPSEFAPANSIEVVIWVAVGGRGTLAGPILGALLVNAGKTWFTGMLPEFWLFALGSLFVFVTLLMPRGILGAAKDLYAHAEQRLKPRPLSEPVSQAAE; encoded by the coding sequence ATGACAACGCAATCCGTGCTCGATCGTCAGAGCATCATCGTCCTCCTCCTGCTCGCGGCGGCCGCCGTGCTGGTTCCCGTCCTGAACGGCGCGGTGGTGCCGGGATCCCCGCTCCACCTGTCGGATCACCTCGTGCCGCTGCTCGGCAAGTACGTGTGCTTCGCGCTGCTCGCCCTCTCGGTCGATCTGATCTGGGGCTTCTGCGGGATCCTCTCGCTGGGCCACGGCGCGTTCTTCGCCCTCGGCGGCTATGCCATGGGGATGTATCTGATGCGCCAGATCGGCCCGCGGGGCGTCTATGCCGATCCGGTCCTGCCTGATTTCATGGTGTTCCTGAACTGGAAGGAACTCCCCTGGTTCTGGCAGGGCTTCGATTGGTTCCCGTTCGCGGCCCTCATGGTGCTCCTCGTGCCGGGCATCCTCGCCTTCGTGTTCGGCTGGTTCGCCTTCCGCTCGCGGGTGACGGGCGTGTATCTGTCCATCATCACGCAGGCGATGACCTTCGCCCTGATGCTCTCGTTCTTTCGAAACGACATGGGCTTCGGCGGCAACAACGGACTGACCGATTTCAAGGACATCCTCGGCTTCCCGATCCAGGCTGCGTCCACACGCATCGTCCTGTTCGTGCTCTCGGTCGCGGCGCTCGCCGCCGGTTACCTCATCTGCCGGTGGGTGGTGAACTCCAAGTTCGGCAAAGTTCTCGTGGCGGTGCGCGACGCGGAGAGCCGGACCCGCTTCCTCGGCTACCGGGTCGAGCACTACAAGATCGCCGTCTTCACCCTCTCGGCCATGCTGGCAGGCGTCGCGGGCGCGCTCTACGTGCCGCAGGTCGGCATCATCAACCCGAGCGAATTCGCGCCGGCGAACTCCATCGAGGTGGTGATCTGGGTGGCGGTGGGCGGCCGCGGCACGCTCGCCGGCCCGATCCTCGGCGCCCTCCTGGTCAATGCGGGCAAGACTTGGTTCACCGGCATGCTGCCGGAGTTCTGGCTGTTTGCGCTCGGCAGCCTCTTCGTCTTCGTCACGCTCCTGATGCCGCGCGGCATTCTCGGCGCGGCCAAGGATCTTTATGCCCACGCCGAACAGCGGCTGAAGCCGAGGCCCCTGTCCGAGCCGGTCTCGCAGGCGGCGGAGTAA